A genomic segment from Pseudomonas sp. M30-35 encodes:
- a CDS encoding ABC transporter permease, translating to MSNPAISEQITQTMKSARSAAFKRWLPNLLMPIIGLAAFLLFWQMVAGSINTSLGTFPGPAQVASQFSNLIDEHQREATREAAFYQRQEVRNEALLSKNPSAEVKIRPYTGKPTFFKQIITSLYTVMTGFIIASLIAIPLGIVCGLSKQLYNAINPLIQIFKPISPLAWLPLVTMVVSAVYTSADPLFAKSFVTSAVTVALCCLWPTVINTIVGVANLDKDLQNVSRVLSLSPLSHIRRIVLPAAIPMIFTGLRLSLATGWMVLIAAEMLAQNPGLGKFIWDEFQNGSSNSLGRIMVAVIVIGLIGFALDRLMLALQKYVSWDKNADLR from the coding sequence ATGAGTAACCCCGCCATCTCCGAGCAAATTACCCAGACCATGAAGAGCGCACGAAGCGCGGCTTTTAAACGCTGGTTGCCCAATCTGCTCATGCCAATTATTGGCCTGGCTGCTTTTCTACTGTTCTGGCAGATGGTTGCCGGCAGTATCAATACCAGCCTGGGAACCTTTCCGGGCCCCGCTCAAGTTGCCAGCCAGTTCAGCAATCTGATCGACGAGCACCAGCGCGAAGCCACACGTGAGGCTGCGTTCTATCAACGCCAAGAAGTGCGTAATGAAGCCCTGCTCAGCAAAAACCCAAGCGCCGAGGTCAAGATCCGCCCTTACACCGGCAAACCAACCTTCTTCAAACAAATCATCACCAGCCTCTATACGGTCATGACCGGCTTTATCATCGCGTCGCTGATTGCCATTCCACTGGGAATTGTCTGCGGCCTCAGCAAACAGTTGTACAACGCAATCAATCCATTGATCCAGATATTCAAACCCATATCACCGCTGGCGTGGTTGCCGCTGGTAACCATGGTTGTCAGCGCGGTTTACACCAGCGCAGACCCGTTGTTTGCCAAGTCATTTGTGACTTCAGCAGTGACGGTTGCCTTGTGCTGTTTGTGGCCAACGGTGATCAACACCATTGTCGGCGTGGCGAATCTGGATAAAGACCTGCAAAACGTCAGCCGCGTGCTCAGCTTGTCGCCACTGAGCCACATACGACGAATTGTTCTACCGGCCGCCATTCCGATGATTTTCACAGGCCTGCGGTTGTCACTGGCAACCGGCTGGATGGTGTTAATCGCCGCTGAAATGCTCGCGCAAAACCCGGGGCTGGGTAAATTCATCTGGGACGAGTTCCAAAACGGCAGCTCAAACTCGCTTGGCAGAATAATGGTTGCCGTGATTGTGATTGGCCTGATCGGCTTC
- a CDS encoding CmpA/NrtA family ABC transporter substrate-binding protein produces MRHFTPPRSLLNKALASSCCAALLLFGTMTSPLASAAEPEKAELKLGFIKLTDMAPLAIAYEKGYFEDEGLYVTLEAQANWKVLLDRVITGELDGAHMLAGQPLGATIGFGTKAQIVTAFSMDLNGNGITVSNAVWAEMKKNIPMEDGKPVHPISAAALKPVIEQYKAEGKPFNMGMVFPVSTHNYELRYWLAAGGINPGYYAPAKGDISGTLSADALLSVTPPPQMPSTMEAGTISGYSVGEPWNQQAVFKGIGVPVITDYEIWKNNPEKVLGVSKEWADANPETHKRMVKALIRAAMWLDENNNANRQEAVEILSRPEYVGADAKVIANSMTGTFEYEKGDKRSVPDFNVFFRYHATYPFYSDAIWYLTQMRRWGQIANVKPDSWYFDIAKQVYQPAVYRQAANELITEGKAKASDFPTPDESGFRAPTNEFIDGLTYDGRKPNAYIEQMKIGLKHDSVL; encoded by the coding sequence ATGCGCCATTTCACACCACCGCGCTCATTACTCAACAAGGCCCTTGCCAGTAGCTGCTGCGCAGCATTATTGCTGTTCGGAACAATGACCAGCCCTTTAGCAAGTGCTGCCGAACCAGAGAAAGCGGAACTCAAACTGGGTTTTATCAAGCTCACCGATATGGCGCCGCTGGCAATCGCTTATGAGAAAGGCTACTTCGAGGACGAAGGCTTGTACGTCACTCTTGAAGCGCAAGCCAACTGGAAGGTATTGCTCGACCGGGTAATCACTGGCGAGCTAGACGGTGCACACATGCTCGCCGGTCAGCCGCTTGGCGCGACAATCGGCTTTGGCACCAAGGCGCAGATTGTCACCGCGTTTTCCATGGACCTCAACGGCAACGGCATTACCGTTTCAAATGCGGTATGGGCCGAGATGAAGAAAAACATACCCATGGAAGATGGCAAACCGGTTCATCCCATCAGCGCCGCTGCGCTCAAGCCGGTGATTGAGCAATATAAGGCTGAAGGCAAACCCTTCAACATGGGCATGGTCTTTCCTGTGTCGACTCACAATTACGAACTGCGTTATTGGCTCGCTGCTGGCGGGATCAACCCGGGTTACTACGCACCAGCCAAAGGCGATATCTCAGGCACATTGAGTGCCGATGCCCTGCTCTCGGTAACCCCGCCGCCGCAGATGCCTTCAACCATGGAGGCTGGCACCATCAGCGGCTACAGCGTGGGAGAACCCTGGAATCAGCAGGCAGTGTTCAAAGGTATCGGTGTGCCGGTAATCACCGACTATGAAATCTGGAAAAACAACCCGGAGAAAGTGCTCGGGGTATCTAAAGAATGGGCCGATGCCAACCCAGAAACCCACAAGCGCATGGTCAAAGCACTAATCCGTGCAGCCATGTGGCTGGATGAAAACAATAATGCCAACCGCCAAGAAGCCGTGGAAATTCTGTCGCGCCCAGAATATGTCGGGGCTGATGCCAAAGTAATCGCCAATTCGATGACAGGAACCTTTGAGTACGAAAAAGGCGACAAGCGCAGCGTGCCAGATTTCAATGTGTTCTTTCGCTACCACGCCACATACCCGTTCTATTCCGATGCCATCTGGTACCTCACGCAAATGCGGCGCTGGGGCCAAATCGCCAACGTCAAACCCGACAGCTGGTATTTCGACATCGCCAAGCAAGTCTATCAACCCGCTGTATATCGCCAGGCTGCAAACGAGTTGATCACCGAGGGCAAAGCTAAAGCCAGCGACTTTCCAACTCCGGATGAAAGCGGCTTTCGCGCCCCAACGAACGAGTTCATTGATGGTTTGACCTATGACGGGCGCAAGCCAAACGCCTATATCGAACAGATGAAAATTGGCTTGAAGCATGACTCTGTGCTCTAG
- a CDS encoding transcriptional regulator has translation MLDVMQLKQTVNRMPLEKVRTTVDELHLEGIVTEGKTPFNRIHFNTCFAEIEALFQRAGYHRPLDVVGYQGLVYAMFDPTRWEAVEVLRWLKDFVEEPRKRPAS, from the coding sequence ATGCTGGACGTAATGCAATTAAAACAAACAGTTAACCGAATGCCTCTGGAAAAGGTGCGCACCACGGTTGATGAACTCCACCTCGAGGGGATCGTCACCGAAGGTAAAACACCTTTCAATAGAATCCACTTCAACACCTGCTTCGCAGAAATCGAAGCGCTATTCCAACGCGCGGGCTATCACCGCCCGCTCGATGTTGTCGGGTATCAGGGCTTGGTCTATGCGATGTTCGACCCCACTCGCTGGGAGGCTGTTGAGGTCCTGCGCTGGCTTAAGGACTTTGTCGAAGAACCGCGCAAACGTCCCGCCAGCTAA
- the alaC gene encoding alanine transaminase translates to MAEQAKRRFARIDRLPPYVFNITAELKMAARRRGEDIIDFSMGNPDGPTPPHIVEKLCTVAQREDTHGYSTSRGIPRLRRAISRWYADRYQVDIDPEDEAIVTIGSKEGLAHLMLATLDHGDTVLVPNPSYPIHIYGAVLAGAQVRSVPLVPGVDFFAELERAIRESIPKPKMMILGFPSNPTAQCVELDFFERVVALAKQYDVLVVHDLAYADIVYDGWKAPSIMQVPGAKDVAVEFFTLSKSYNMAGWRIGFMVGNKELVNALARIKSYHDYGTFTPLQVAAIAALEGDQQCVRDIAEQYRQRRNLMVKGLHELGWMVENPKASMYVWAKIPEPYAKLGSLEFAKKLLAEAKVCVSPGIGFGDYGDDHVRFALIENQDRIRQALRGIKHMFRSDGLLPATAAITRPVK, encoded by the coding sequence ATGGCTGAACAAGCTAAGCGCCGCTTTGCGCGCATCGATCGTCTCCCGCCTTATGTTTTCAACATTACAGCTGAACTGAAAATGGCTGCTCGCCGCCGCGGCGAAGACATCATTGACTTCAGCATGGGCAATCCAGACGGTCCTACCCCGCCGCATATCGTTGAAAAACTGTGTACCGTTGCTCAACGCGAAGACACTCACGGTTATTCGACCTCACGCGGAATCCCACGCCTGCGACGAGCGATTTCACGTTGGTATGCCGACCGCTACCAAGTGGATATCGATCCTGAAGATGAGGCCATCGTCACCATTGGCTCCAAAGAAGGTTTGGCCCACCTGATGCTGGCGACGCTGGATCACGGCGATACGGTATTGGTGCCAAACCCCAGCTATCCGATCCATATTTATGGCGCCGTACTGGCCGGTGCACAGGTGCGTTCGGTACCGTTGGTGCCTGGTGTCGACTTTTTTGCAGAGTTGGAGCGCGCTATACGCGAGTCCATCCCCAAGCCAAAGATGATGATTTTGGGCTTTCCATCCAACCCAACGGCGCAGTGTGTTGAGTTGGACTTCTTCGAGCGCGTGGTAGCGCTGGCCAAACAATACGATGTGCTGGTGGTGCATGACCTTGCCTACGCCGATATCGTCTATGACGGCTGGAAGGCGCCATCTATCATGCAGGTTCCCGGCGCCAAAGATGTCGCCGTGGAGTTTTTCACCCTGTCCAAGAGCTACAACATGGCAGGCTGGCGGATAGGCTTCATGGTTGGCAATAAAGAGCTGGTAAACGCTCTGGCGCGGATCAAGAGCTATCACGATTACGGCACCTTCACTCCACTACAGGTGGCTGCCATCGCGGCACTTGAGGGGGATCAACAATGTGTTCGTGATATTGCAGAGCAGTACCGTCAACGTCGCAACTTAATGGTTAAAGGCCTGCACGAACTAGGCTGGATGGTTGAGAACCCTAAAGCGTCAATGTACGTCTGGGCCAAGATTCCAGAGCCTTACGCCAAGTTAGGCTCTTTGGAGTTCGCCAAAAAACTGCTGGCGGAAGCTAAAGTCTGCGTATCGCCCGGCATCGGTTTTGGCGATTACGGTGATGACCACGTACGCTTTGCCCTGATTGAGAACCAAGACCGTATTCGTCAGGCCTTACGTGGCATCAAGCATATGTTCAGAAGCGACGGTCTGCTGCCTGCCACTGCAGCTATTACTAGACCCGTTAAATAG
- a CDS encoding pyridoxal-dependent decarboxylase encodes MSTRFVERQLLAEADQRALSYFDSLAARPVFPTREAIAALSILDQPFAEHGEPASTVLRRLDEIASPATVSSNGARYFGFVIGATLPAAAAAERMVLAWDQCASSFDNSPAADAIERIAGRWVLEALGLPTSSAVGFGTSATACTLACLSAARRSLLERKGWDFDGDGLIGSPEIRVVVSASVHITVKKALRVLGFGMNRLIIAPVDEHGRIDPLQLPPLDDMCILCLQAGEVNTGEFDPFCALIPKAKAAGAWVHVDGAFGLWARASSSAQLAEGAELADSWTTDGHKWLNTPYDGAMAICRDANALAAAMNSDAAYAQASKDAQKNLTLEFSRRARGLPIWAALASLGRAGLCQMIDQHIRQASDVAERLRAAGYQVLNRVVLNQVLVRADNDQQTLAIRLAAQASGQVWFGPTIWQGRPAFRLSISSWRTTDADIELLADLLIALKQEITG; translated from the coding sequence ATGTCTACCCGCTTTGTAGAACGTCAACTGCTTGCCGAAGCCGACCAGCGCGCACTGAGCTATTTCGATAGCCTGGCCGCTCGCCCAGTGTTCCCGACTCGCGAAGCCATCGCTGCGTTAAGCATCCTTGATCAACCATTTGCCGAGCATGGCGAACCCGCCAGCACCGTCCTGCGCCGCCTGGATGAGATAGCCTCACCCGCTACCGTCAGCTCCAACGGCGCGCGCTATTTCGGTTTTGTTATCGGCGCCACCCTCCCCGCCGCCGCAGCTGCCGAACGCATGGTGCTGGCCTGGGATCAATGCGCCTCATCATTCGACAATTCTCCGGCCGCTGATGCAATCGAGCGTATCGCCGGACGCTGGGTGCTCGAAGCGCTGGGTCTGCCAACAAGTAGCGCGGTTGGCTTTGGCACCAGTGCCACTGCGTGCACGCTGGCATGCCTATCCGCTGCACGCCGCTCACTGTTGGAACGCAAGGGCTGGGACTTTGACGGTGATGGCTTGATCGGCTCCCCAGAGATACGCGTCGTGGTATCCGCCAGCGTACACATCACGGTGAAGAAGGCCTTGCGTGTGCTTGGTTTCGGCATGAACCGACTGATCATCGCGCCTGTCGACGAACATGGCCGAATTGACCCGCTACAGCTGCCGCCACTCGATGACATGTGCATCCTGTGCCTTCAAGCGGGCGAAGTTAATACCGGTGAGTTCGACCCCTTCTGCGCGCTTATCCCTAAAGCCAAAGCAGCAGGCGCATGGGTTCACGTAGACGGTGCATTTGGTCTTTGGGCACGAGCCTCCTCCTCGGCCCAGCTTGCTGAAGGCGCCGAGCTTGCGGACAGCTGGACCACCGACGGACATAAATGGCTGAACACGCCCTACGACGGCGCCATGGCTATCTGCCGCGATGCGAATGCGCTTGCAGCCGCCATGAACAGTGATGCGGCTTATGCTCAGGCATCAAAAGACGCGCAAAAGAACCTGACGCTAGAGTTCTCGCGTCGTGCCCGGGGCCTCCCTATCTGGGCGGCCCTCGCATCACTGGGGCGCGCAGGCTTATGTCAGATGATTGACCAGCACATTCGTCAAGCCAGTGATGTGGCGGAGCGGCTACGCGCAGCCGGGTATCAGGTGCTCAACCGTGTGGTGCTCAATCAGGTACTAGTGCGGGCAGACAACGACCAACAAACCCTAGCCATACGCCTTGCTGCCCAAGCATCGGGGCAAGTCTGGTTTGGACCGACAATCTGGCAAGGCCGCCCTGCCTTTCGCCTAAGCATCTCATCCTGGCGCACCACTGATGCGGATATCGAACTGCTCGCTGATCTGCTGATTGCACTCAAACAGGAAATCACCGGCTGA
- a CDS encoding ANTAR domain-containing response regulator, giving the protein MLRILLINDTAKKVGRLKAALSEAGFEVIDESGLTIDLPARVEAVRPDVILIDSESPSRDVMEQVVLVSRDQPRPIVMFTDEHNPSVMRQAIQSGVSAYIVEGIHAQRLQPILDVAMARFESDQAMRAQLHARDAQLAERKRIELAKGLLMKMKSCDEEAAYTLMRRQAMSRQQKLAQVAEQIIAMHDLLGN; this is encoded by the coding sequence ATGTTGCGCATACTGCTAATAAACGACACCGCGAAAAAAGTCGGTCGACTCAAAGCCGCGCTGAGTGAGGCCGGATTTGAGGTTATCGATGAATCCGGCTTAACCATTGATCTACCCGCCCGTGTTGAAGCGGTACGCCCCGACGTGATTCTCATCGACAGTGAGTCGCCCAGCCGTGACGTTATGGAGCAAGTGGTGCTGGTTAGCCGTGACCAACCACGGCCTATTGTCATGTTCACCGACGAGCACAACCCGAGCGTCATGCGCCAGGCCATTCAATCGGGCGTCAGTGCTTACATCGTGGAAGGCATCCACGCCCAGCGCCTACAACCGATTTTAGATGTAGCGATGGCCCGCTTTGAGAGTGATCAAGCAATGCGCGCGCAATTGCATGCACGCGACGCACAGTTGGCTGAACGAAAGCGGATAGAACTGGCTAAAGGCTTGTTAATGAAAATGAAAAGCTGCGATGAAGAAGCCGCCTACACCCTCATGCGGCGCCAAGCCATGAGCCGTCAACAAAAGTTGGCGCAAGTTGCCGAGCAAATCATTGCTATGCACGACCTGCTGGGTAACTAA
- a CDS encoding CmpA/NrtA family ABC transporter substrate-binding protein, with amino-acid sequence MGDRTIGRADALDWVNGSDAPEKSTLNLGFMALTDSASLIVAATQGFAQPYGLTLNLQRQSSWATVRDKLLNRELDAAQSLYGQVYGTHLGIGGQATRMAILMGLNHNGQAINLSEQLKRNGVTNGEALNAYVHQSSAKLIFAQTFPTGTHAMWLSYWLACQGIHPLHDVNTVVVPPAQMVAHLNAERIDGFCAGGPWGAMAVEQGQGFTVATSQMIWPDHPEKVLGVTREFVELYPNTARALTMAVLEASRFIDENPENKRSTAKLICSADYVDAPLSAIEPRFLGHYQDGLGNAWADPHPLRFHADGAVNMPYLSDGMWFMTQFRRWGLLRDDPDYLRVAQDIQQLDIYSQAANALDIPVPAAMRSSTLLDGKCWDGSNPASYARSFALHALSDSSVIAQ; translated from the coding sequence ATGGGTGATCGAACAATTGGCCGCGCAGATGCACTGGATTGGGTTAATGGCTCGGACGCCCCTGAAAAGAGCACGTTGAACCTAGGCTTTATGGCGCTGACTGATTCGGCGTCATTGATCGTGGCTGCCACTCAAGGCTTTGCCCAGCCTTATGGCTTGACCCTCAATCTACAGCGCCAGTCCTCCTGGGCTACCGTGCGCGATAAGCTCCTAAACCGTGAACTTGATGCCGCACAATCGCTGTATGGCCAGGTATACGGCACGCACCTTGGTATCGGTGGCCAGGCAACCCGGATGGCGATTCTGATGGGCCTTAATCACAACGGCCAAGCGATCAACCTGTCGGAACAACTTAAGCGCAACGGCGTGACCAATGGCGAGGCACTAAATGCCTACGTGCATCAAAGCAGTGCAAAACTCATCTTCGCGCAAACCTTTCCCACCGGCACCCACGCCATGTGGTTGTCTTACTGGCTGGCCTGCCAAGGGATTCACCCGCTCCACGATGTCAATACGGTAGTCGTACCGCCTGCGCAAATGGTTGCGCACCTTAACGCAGAGCGGATCGATGGTTTCTGTGCCGGCGGCCCTTGGGGAGCGATGGCGGTTGAACAAGGTCAAGGCTTTACCGTAGCAACAAGCCAGATGATTTGGCCAGATCACCCAGAAAAGGTACTGGGTGTAACCCGCGAGTTCGTCGAGCTTTACCCTAATACAGCACGCGCCTTAACCATGGCAGTGTTGGAAGCCAGTCGCTTTATCGATGAAAATCCGGAAAACAAGCGCAGCACCGCCAAGCTGATTTGCAGTGCTGATTATGTTGACGCCCCCTTATCCGCCATAGAGCCGCGATTCCTTGGCCACTACCAAGACGGCCTTGGTAATGCCTGGGCCGATCCGCATCCACTGCGCTTCCATGCTGATGGCGCAGTCAACATGCCGTACTTGTCTGACGGTATGTGGTTTATGACCCAATTCCGCCGCTGGGGCTTGCTTCGTGATGACCCGGATTATCTGAGGGTCGCGCAAGATATCCAGCAACTCGACATTTATAGCCAAGCTGCAAACGCGCTGGATATCCCCGTCCCAGCAGCCATGCGCAGCAGCACCCTGCTTGACGGCAAATGCTGGGACGGGAGCAACCCGGCAAGCTATGCACGAAGTTTTGCACTTCACGCATTGAGCGACAGCTCTGTGATCGCCCAATAA
- the acnB gene encoding bifunctional aconitate hydratase 2/2-methylisocitrate dehydratase: MLEAYRKHVAERAAQGIVPQPLNAEQTAGLVELLKNPPAGEEEFLVDLITNRVPPGVDEAAYVKAGFLSAVAKGEATSPLIDKKRAVELLGTMQGGYNIATMVELLEDATLGTVAAEQLKHTLLMFDAFHDVAEKAKSGNANAKAVLQSWADGEWFTKRAPIAEKYSLSVFKVTGETNTDDLSPAPDAWSRPDIPLHALAMLKMARDGIVPEQQGVTGPLKQIEEIRAAGFPVAYVGDVVGTGSSRKSATNSVLWFFGDDIPYVPNKRAGGFCFGNKIAPIFYNTMEDAGALPIEFDVTNIAMGDVIDVYPYAGKVCKHGSDEVITTFELKTPVLLDEVRAGGRIPLIVGRGLTDKARAELGLGPADLFKKPEQPADSDKGFTLAQKMVGKACGVEGVRPGTYCEPKMTTVGSQDTTGPMTRDELKDLACLGFSADLVLQSFCHTAAYPKPIDVTTHHTLPDFIRTRGGVSLRPGDGIIHSWLNRMLLPDTVGTGGDSHTRFPMGISFPAGSGLVAFAAATGVMPLDMPESILVRFKGKMQPGITLRDLVHAIPYYAIQKGLLTVEKKGKINAFSGRILEIEGLDELTVEQAFELSDASAERSAAGCTIKMPEKAIAEYLQSNITLLRWMISEGYGDARTMERRAQAMEAWLANPELMSADADAEYAEVIEIDLAELKEPVLCAPNDPDDARLLSSVQGEKIDEVFIGSCMTNIGHFRAAGKLLDKVKGGIPTRLWLSPPTKMDAHQLTEEGYYGIFGKAGARMEMPGCSLCMGNQARVEPNSTVVSTSTRNFPNRLGDGANVYLASAELAAVAAITGKLPTIEEYMGYAKDIDSMAADVYRYLSFDQIAEFREAAANANIPVVQA; the protein is encoded by the coding sequence GTGCTTGAAGCCTATCGCAAACACGTAGCAGAGCGTGCCGCTCAGGGTATCGTGCCCCAGCCGCTGAACGCCGAACAAACCGCAGGTCTGGTTGAACTGCTGAAAAACCCGCCTGCTGGCGAAGAAGAATTCCTCGTTGACCTGATCACCAATCGCGTACCACCGGGTGTGGACGAAGCAGCTTATGTCAAGGCTGGTTTCCTATCCGCTGTCGCCAAAGGTGAAGCTACTTCTCCTCTGATCGACAAGAAGCGCGCTGTTGAACTGCTGGGCACCATGCAAGGTGGTTACAACATTGCCACCATGGTTGAACTGCTCGAAGACGCCACACTCGGTACCGTTGCTGCAGAACAACTGAAGCACACCCTGCTGATGTTCGATGCTTTCCACGACGTGGCTGAAAAAGCTAAATCTGGCAACGCCAACGCTAAAGCTGTACTGCAATCCTGGGCTGACGGCGAATGGTTCACCAAGCGCGCTCCAATCGCTGAGAAATACAGCCTGAGCGTGTTCAAGGTAACTGGCGAAACCAACACTGACGACCTGTCACCTGCTCCAGATGCATGGTCGCGCCCAGATATCCCGCTGCACGCTCTGGCCATGTTGAAAATGGCTCGCGACGGCATCGTACCTGAGCAACAGGGTGTAACTGGCCCACTGAAGCAAATCGAAGAAATCCGCGCTGCTGGCTTCCCAGTTGCCTATGTAGGCGACGTTGTAGGTACCGGTTCATCGCGTAAATCCGCGACCAACTCGGTACTCTGGTTCTTCGGCGACGACATCCCTTACGTGCCGAACAAGCGCGCTGGCGGTTTCTGCTTCGGTAACAAAATTGCGCCAATCTTCTACAACACCATGGAAGATGCGGGCGCTCTGCCTATCGAATTTGATGTGACCAACATCGCCATGGGCGACGTCATCGACGTTTACCCATACGCCGGTAAAGTGTGCAAACACGGCTCTGACGAGGTCATCACCACCTTTGAACTGAAAACCCCAGTACTGCTCGACGAAGTTCGTGCAGGTGGTCGTATTCCGTTGATCGTAGGTCGTGGCCTGACTGACAAAGCGCGCGCTGAACTGGGCCTTGGCCCAGCTGATCTGTTCAAAAAACCTGAGCAGCCAGCAGACAGCGACAAAGGCTTCACCCTGGCGCAGAAAATGGTGGGTAAGGCTTGCGGCGTAGAAGGTGTGCGTCCTGGCACCTACTGCGAACCGAAGATGACCACTGTAGGCTCGCAAGACACCACTGGCCCAATGACCCGTGATGAGCTGAAAGACTTGGCGTGCCTGGGTTTCTCGGCTGACTTGGTTCTGCAGTCGTTCTGCCACACTGCGGCTTACCCTAAGCCGATCGATGTGACCACTCACCACACCCTGCCTGACTTCATCCGCACCCGCGGTGGCGTTTCGCTGCGTCCAGGTGACGGCATCATCCACAGCTGGCTGAACCGTATGCTGCTGCCAGATACTGTTGGTACTGGTGGTGACTCACACACCCGTTTCCCAATGGGTATCTCGTTCCCAGCCGGTTCGGGTCTGGTTGCCTTCGCCGCGGCCACTGGTGTTATGCCACTGGACATGCCGGAATCCATCCTGGTTCGCTTCAAGGGCAAAATGCAGCCTGGTATCACCCTGCGTGACCTGGTGCATGCGATCCCTTACTACGCGATCCAGAAAGGCCTGCTGACTGTTGAGAAGAAAGGCAAGATCAATGCCTTCTCCGGCCGTATCCTTGAGATCGAAGGTCTCGACGAACTGACCGTTGAACAAGCGTTCGAACTGTCTGACGCCTCTGCAGAACGCTCTGCTGCTGGTTGCACAATCAAGATGCCGGAAAAGGCAATTGCCGAATACCTGCAGTCGAACATCACCCTGCTGCGCTGGATGATCAGCGAAGGCTACGGCGATGCACGCACCATGGAACGTCGCGCCCAAGCGATGGAAGCATGGCTGGCTAACCCAGAACTGATGAGCGCTGATGCTGACGCGGAATACGCTGAAGTCATCGAAATCGACTTGGCAGAACTGAAAGAACCAGTTCTCTGCGCACCAAACGATCCAGACGATGCTCGTCTGCTGTCGAGCGTTCAGGGTGAGAAGATCGACGAAGTGTTTATCGGCTCGTGCATGACCAACATTGGTCACTTCCGCGCTGCTGGTAAGCTGCTGGATAAAGTCAAAGGTGGCATCCCTACTCGTCTGTGGCTGTCGCCGCCGACCAAGATGGACGCTCACCAGCTGACTGAAGAAGGCTACTACGGCATCTTCGGCAAGGCTGGCGCACGCATGGAAATGCCGGGCTGCTCGCTGTGCATGGGTAACCAGGCGCGTGTCGAACCCAATTCCACTGTGGTATCGACCTCGACGCGTAACTTCCCGAACCGTTTGGGCGATGGCGCTAACGTGTACTTGGCCTCTGCCGAACTGGCTGCGGTCGCTGCAATCACCGGCAAACTGCCGACGATTGAAGAGTACATGGGTTATGCGAAAGACATCGACAGCATGGCTGCTGATGTTTACCGCTACCTGAGCTTCGACCAGATCGCTGAGTTCCGCGAAGCCGCTGCGAACGCCAATATCCCGGTCGTTCAAGCTTAA
- a CDS encoding DUF1289 domain-containing protein, with protein sequence MSSQPIKTPCVGLCSTVYGDLVCRGCKRFHHEVIAWNGYDEEAKQAVWQRLEVLLVQVMEGKVEVFDAPRLREQLAQRQIRFVPNQSPYCWAYQLIARGARMIVQLEAYGMALLPEFRNWSLPELRDAIDREFFILSEAHYERYIAPRFLSDALKVEPKL encoded by the coding sequence ATGTCCAGTCAGCCGATTAAAACGCCCTGTGTTGGCCTGTGTTCCACGGTCTATGGCGACCTTGTGTGTCGTGGTTGCAAGCGCTTTCACCATGAAGTGATCGCTTGGAACGGTTATGACGAGGAGGCTAAGCAAGCTGTATGGCAACGCCTTGAGGTATTGCTGGTGCAGGTAATGGAAGGCAAGGTTGAGGTGTTTGATGCGCCGCGCTTGCGTGAACAGCTGGCGCAGCGGCAAATTCGCTTTGTGCCTAATCAATCGCCCTATTGCTGGGCTTATCAGTTGATCGCCCGAGGCGCGCGGATGATCGTCCAGCTTGAAGCCTACGGTATGGCGTTGTTGCCAGAGTTTCGCAACTGGTCGCTGCCGGAGCTGCGCGATGCGATTGATCGTGAGTTTTTCATACTTTCCGAGGCGCATTATGAGCGCTACATCGCTCCGCGCTTTCTCAGTGATGCGTTGAAGGTCGAACCGAAGCTATAA
- a CDS encoding DUF934 domain-containing protein, translating into MQRIIKNGQIIDETWHLLPKDATLEGLSNCDDLIVPLELWADHAHALKARDGGLGVWLEAGEEIEEIADQLDNFQVIALNFPAFTDGRHSSTAYMLRTRYGYKGEIRAIGDVLRDQLFALQRCGFDAFALREDKDPQDALKAFAEYSEVYQASSDQPLPLFRRRA; encoded by the coding sequence ATGCAGCGAATAATTAAGAACGGCCAAATTATCGACGAAACCTGGCACCTGCTGCCAAAAGACGCGACGCTCGAAGGCCTGTCCAACTGTGACGACCTGATCGTGCCGTTGGAGTTATGGGCTGATCACGCCCACGCTCTTAAAGCCCGCGACGGCGGCCTGGGCGTTTGGTTGGAAGCCGGTGAAGAGATCGAAGAAATTGCCGACCAACTGGACAACTTTCAGGTCATTGCCCTGAACTTCCCGGCCTTCACCGACGGCCGTCACTCGTCGACGGCCTACATGCTGCGCACACGTTATGGCTACAAAGGCGAAATTCGCGCAATCGGTGACGTACTGCGCGACCAGCTTTTTGCCTTGCAACGTTGCGGTTTTGACGCCTTCGCCCTGCGTGAAGACAAAGACCCGCAAGACGCACTGAAAGCCTTTGCTGAGTATTCAGAAGTTTACCAAGCGTCGAGTGACCAGCCATTGCCGCTGTTCCGCCGCCGCGCCTAA